In the Kribbella sp. NBC_00482 genome, one interval contains:
- a CDS encoding AAA family ATPase yields the protein MTANPLDPGAYGDQLGSNVRPLHPFAAAWTADRLVHHDFPEPNWAITGLVPEGLSVLAGAPKVGKSWLALGWAVAVAGGYRALHAIDCAAGPVLYLALEDNPRRLQGRILKVLDGAPAPAGLYLPTACPNLPAGGADMIRAWLDTHPDARMVVIDVFAKVRGQAAGSNAYSDDYRAAGLAKAIADEYGIAVVLVHHTRKMAADDFLEELSGTNGIAGAADTIHVLSRSRHEADAVLKTTGRDVEEAERALKFDQPTGTWSLLDGPVLEHTVHDTSAVILRYVRGHQGASPKEISDATGLDIGNTRKTCARMENRGHLVRVADGRYAAPPDVRTGDLP from the coding sequence ATGACTGCCAACCCGCTCGACCCCGGCGCCTACGGCGACCAGTTGGGCAGCAATGTTCGACCGCTGCACCCGTTCGCCGCCGCCTGGACCGCTGACCGGCTAGTGCACCACGACTTCCCCGAACCGAACTGGGCCATCACCGGCCTGGTCCCGGAAGGACTCTCGGTGCTCGCGGGGGCGCCGAAGGTCGGCAAGTCGTGGCTCGCACTCGGCTGGGCGGTCGCCGTGGCGGGCGGGTACCGCGCACTACACGCAATCGACTGCGCCGCCGGCCCGGTGCTCTACCTCGCACTGGAAGACAACCCCCGCCGCCTGCAAGGCCGCATCCTCAAAGTGCTCGACGGCGCACCCGCTCCGGCCGGGCTGTACCTGCCCACCGCCTGCCCGAACCTGCCCGCCGGGGGAGCGGACATGATCCGTGCCTGGCTCGACACCCACCCCGACGCCCGCATGGTCGTCATCGACGTCTTCGCCAAGGTTCGTGGCCAGGCCGCCGGATCGAACGCCTACAGCGACGACTACCGCGCCGCGGGACTCGCCAAGGCCATCGCCGACGAATACGGCATCGCCGTCGTGCTCGTGCACCACACCCGCAAGATGGCCGCCGACGACTTCCTGGAGGAACTGTCCGGCACCAACGGCATCGCCGGAGCCGCCGACACCATCCACGTCCTCTCGCGCTCGCGCCACGAAGCCGACGCCGTACTCAAAACCACCGGCCGCGACGTGGAAGAAGCCGAACGGGCACTCAAGTTCGACCAGCCCACCGGCACCTGGTCACTGCTCGACGGACCCGTCCTGGAACACACGGTGCACGACACCAGCGCGGTCATCCTGCGCTACGTCCGAGGCCACCAAGGCGCCAGCCCAAAGGAGATCTCCGACGCGACCGGCCTCGACATCGGCAACACCCGCAAGACCTGCGCCCGGATGGAGAACCGCGGGCACCTCGTCCGGGTCGCAGACGGACGGTACGCCGCACCACCAGACGTCAGGACAGGTGACCTGCCGTGA
- a CDS encoding helix-turn-helix domain-containing protein, with protein MTDHPPTEIERLLITTDEAAQRLNIHRSTLYDLIRTNKLKTVKIGARRLVRVSALEEAITLLEEETAA; from the coding sequence ATGACCGACCATCCCCCGACCGAGATCGAACGCCTGCTGATCACCACCGACGAAGCCGCACAGCGGCTCAACATCCACCGATCCACGCTCTACGACCTGATCCGCACCAACAAGCTGAAGACCGTCAAGATCGGCGCCCGCCGACTCGTGCGCGTCTCGGCACTCGAAGAAGCCATCACCCTGCTCGAAGAGGAGACCGCAGCATGA
- a CDS encoding site-specific integrase has translation MTNAPRKKRTRRSNGQGSVYQRSEDNLWVGAAYVLMPDGTRRRKVVTGKTEAVVTTKLRNLQARSDQGIPAEATNWTLEAFMHHWLEYVVKPSRKPKTHQGYEVVARVHIIPVLGRKKLHKLNGADVRMFMQRVSNTCLCCLHGYDERRGKKARCCSLGRCCHRTPSDRLVEQIHSVLRNALQAAVREELVQRNVAKLVQVRGATYEVNRGLNADQARKLRVAAEGDRLKALYTLALYLGLRRGELLGLRWDDVDLDNEYLEIRQALQRVDGELRAVTPKTRRSRRTVPLIARCVDDLREHRERQNRERKSAGATWKDTGYVFTTEIGTPIEPDNLRRSWYPLRTAAGLDGVRLHDLRHSCVTLLLGLQVPPHIVQAIVGHANLDVTMTIYAHTSLDDKREALRRLGEHLD, from the coding sequence ATGACGAACGCCCCGCGCAAGAAGCGCACCCGCAGATCAAACGGTCAGGGTTCGGTCTATCAGCGCAGCGAGGACAATCTGTGGGTCGGGGCCGCCTACGTACTGATGCCGGACGGAACACGTCGGCGCAAGGTAGTCACCGGCAAGACCGAAGCCGTGGTGACGACCAAGCTCCGCAACCTCCAGGCCAGGTCTGACCAGGGCATCCCGGCCGAAGCGACCAACTGGACGCTGGAGGCGTTCATGCACCACTGGCTGGAGTACGTCGTCAAGCCGTCGCGGAAGCCGAAGACCCACCAGGGCTACGAGGTGGTGGCCCGGGTCCACATCATCCCGGTGCTGGGCCGTAAGAAGCTGCACAAGCTCAACGGCGCCGACGTGCGTATGTTCATGCAGCGCGTCTCCAACACCTGCCTGTGCTGCCTGCACGGCTACGACGAACGACGCGGCAAGAAGGCTCGCTGCTGCTCGCTCGGTCGCTGCTGCCACAGGACTCCGTCAGACCGCCTGGTGGAGCAGATCCACTCGGTGCTGCGCAATGCCTTGCAGGCCGCGGTACGGGAAGAACTCGTGCAGCGCAACGTCGCCAAGCTCGTCCAGGTGCGTGGGGCCACCTACGAGGTCAACCGGGGCCTCAACGCCGACCAAGCCCGAAAGCTACGAGTGGCAGCCGAAGGCGACCGGCTGAAAGCCCTGTACACATTGGCGCTCTACCTCGGATTGCGCCGTGGTGAACTGCTTGGTCTGCGCTGGGACGACGTTGACCTGGACAACGAGTACCTGGAGATCCGACAGGCCTTGCAGCGGGTGGACGGTGAACTCCGCGCCGTCACGCCAAAGACCCGCCGATCCCGGCGCACCGTTCCACTGATCGCCCGCTGTGTTGACGACCTGCGCGAGCACCGTGAGCGGCAGAACCGCGAACGCAAGTCGGCCGGTGCGACCTGGAAGGACACCGGCTACGTCTTCACAACCGAGATCGGTACGCCGATCGAGCCGGACAACCTGCGACGCAGCTGGTACCCGCTGCGCACCGCCGCCGGCCTCGACGGTGTGCGGCTGCACGACCTGAGGCACAGCTGTGTCACGCTGCTGCTCGGACTCCAGGTCCCGCCGCACATCGTGCAGGCCATCGTCGGGCACGCCAACCTGGACGTAACGATGACGATCTACGCGCATACGTCGCTGGACGACAAGCGCGAGGCGCTGCGCAGGCTCGGAGAACACCTGGATTGA
- a CDS encoding metallopeptidase family protein — MIEMSRVDFEGLVAQALDEVPEELAALIDNVAVFVEDEPPASDPDLLGIYEGIPLTERGHDYGGVLPDRITIYRNPTLAICEEVDDVVDEVNITVVHEIAHHFGIDDARLHELGYG; from the coding sequence GTGATCGAGATGAGTCGGGTCGACTTCGAGGGGCTCGTGGCGCAGGCGCTGGACGAGGTGCCGGAGGAGTTGGCGGCGCTGATCGACAACGTGGCGGTGTTTGTGGAGGACGAGCCGCCGGCGAGCGATCCGGACCTGCTGGGGATCTACGAGGGCATTCCGTTGACCGAGCGCGGGCACGACTACGGCGGCGTACTGCCGGATCGGATCACGATCTATCGGAACCCGACGCTCGCGATCTGCGAGGAGGTCGACGATGTCGTCGATGAGGTGAACATCACGGTGGTGCACGAGATCGCGCACCACTTCGGCATCGACGACGCGCGGTTGCACGAACTCGGATACGGCTGA
- a CDS encoding polyprenol monophosphomannose synthase: MGELAKIVVVVPTYNERDNLPVLAGLLSDLNLPGLELLVVDDNSPDGTGDVADELAKESPEKVGVLHRTAKDGLGRAYVAGITRALDEGADIVIQMDADLSHPASVVPIMVETLRTTEAGVVIGSRYVPGGSAAAEWGWHRRALSAFANFYVNAILRLHVKDATAGFKAWKADTLRWIDVASIGSNGYSFQVEMNYRTVKRGLKIAEVPIHFEERTEGVSKMSLKVQLESALMPWKLLFGRS; this comes from the coding sequence ATGGGTGAGCTAGCCAAGATCGTGGTCGTCGTACCGACCTACAACGAGCGGGACAACCTGCCCGTGCTGGCCGGGCTGCTGTCCGACCTGAACCTGCCCGGCCTGGAGCTTCTCGTCGTCGACGACAACTCCCCCGACGGTACGGGCGACGTCGCCGACGAACTGGCGAAGGAGTCGCCGGAGAAGGTCGGCGTACTGCACCGGACCGCGAAGGACGGACTAGGCCGCGCGTACGTCGCCGGGATCACCCGCGCGCTCGACGAAGGCGCCGACATCGTCATCCAGATGGACGCCGACCTGTCGCACCCGGCCTCGGTCGTCCCGATCATGGTCGAGACGCTGCGGACCACGGAGGCCGGCGTCGTGATCGGCTCCCGGTACGTGCCGGGCGGCTCGGCCGCGGCCGAGTGGGGCTGGCACCGGCGGGCGCTGTCCGCGTTCGCGAACTTCTACGTGAACGCCATCCTTCGGCTGCACGTGAAGGACGCCACCGCCGGGTTCAAGGCGTGGAAGGCCGACACCCTGCGCTGGATCGACGTGGCGTCGATCGGGAGCAACGGGTACTCGTTCCAGGTCGAGATGAACTACCGGACGGTCAAACGCGGCCTGAAGATCGCCGAGGTCCCGATCCACTTCGAGGAACGCACCGAAGGCGTCTCCAAGATGTCGCTGAAGGTACAGCTCGAGTCGGCGCTCATGCCGTGGAAACTCCTCTTCGGCCGTTCCTAG
- a CDS encoding STAS domain-containing protein — translation MIRTTFAAVTEELAPGVLLVRMSGEIDIASTEFAAESIHAAVAPPARLVLIDLSAVTFCSSAGLGNLVEARNLAGRHNITLALVGVGRPVDRPLSVTGLGGQFRIYGTAEEALAEL, via the coding sequence ATGATCCGCACCACCTTCGCCGCCGTGACCGAAGAACTGGCACCCGGCGTCCTGCTGGTCCGGATGTCCGGCGAGATCGACATCGCGAGCACCGAATTCGCCGCCGAGTCGATCCACGCCGCGGTCGCGCCACCGGCACGGCTGGTGCTGATCGACCTCTCCGCCGTCACGTTCTGCAGTTCCGCGGGTCTCGGCAACCTGGTCGAGGCGCGCAACCTGGCCGGACGGCACAACATCACCCTCGCCCTGGTCGGCGTCGGCCGCCCGGTCGACCGCCCGCTCAGCGTCACCGGCCTCGGCGGCCAGTTCCGCATCTACGGCACGGCCGAAGAGGCCCTCGCCGAGCTCTGA
- a CDS encoding SDR family oxidoreductase, whose protein sequence is MGVLDGKTALVTGGSRGIGAAIVRRLAADGAVVTFTYASSEAAAAEVVAEVKAAGGEAIAVQADQSDLSAIDGLFDRAAEPTGTLDIFVCNAAQAMVKPIADVTVEDYDQLFATNVKGPYFAIQRAGRVLPDGGRIVALSTLNTVMPGPGISLYAASKAALEQFVKIAAREYGPRAITVNTVSPGATDTDMFHDHNPPAVQDALVGITALGRMGEPAEVADVVAFLAGPDSRWMTGQNLRATGGMLV, encoded by the coding sequence ATGGGCGTTCTCGACGGTAAGACAGCGCTGGTCACTGGCGGCTCGCGGGGGATCGGAGCGGCGATCGTACGGCGGTTGGCCGCGGACGGCGCCGTGGTGACTTTCACGTATGCGAGCAGTGAAGCGGCCGCGGCAGAGGTGGTCGCGGAGGTGAAGGCGGCCGGCGGCGAGGCGATCGCCGTACAGGCGGATCAGTCGGACCTGTCCGCGATCGACGGACTGTTCGATCGCGCGGCCGAGCCGACCGGGACGCTCGACATCTTCGTCTGCAACGCGGCGCAGGCGATGGTGAAGCCGATCGCCGACGTCACCGTCGAGGACTACGACCAACTGTTCGCGACCAACGTCAAAGGTCCGTATTTCGCCATCCAGCGCGCCGGCCGCGTCCTCCCTGACGGCGGCCGGATCGTTGCGCTGTCCACCCTGAACACCGTGATGCCGGGACCCGGGATCTCGCTGTACGCCGCGAGCAAGGCAGCGCTCGAACAGTTCGTGAAGATCGCCGCCCGCGAGTACGGCCCGCGGGCGATCACCGTCAACACTGTGTCGCCGGGCGCGACCGACACCGACATGTTCCACGACCACAATCCGCCCGCGGTCCAGGACGCACTGGTCGGCATCACCGCGCTCGGCCGGATGGGCGAGCCCGCCGAGGTCGCGGACGTGGTCGCGTTCCTCGCCGGTCCCGACTCCCGGTGGATGACCGGGCAGAACCTCCGTGCGACCGGAGGGATGCTGGTCTGA
- a CDS encoding DNA alkylation repair protein, whose protein sequence is MDDRAEPPCDRRDAGLTTNDLIADVDAAADPAVAEVLARYFKLGPGEYGHGDQMIGVKLSTIRGILKPYLRADLPLPELEQALTSPVHEHRLAILCLLADRASRSLKPRTAKPQELTAIYELYSRSTAYINNWDLVDCSAPQVVGGYLLDKPRDPLYVLIRSSVLWERRIALVATQYLIGQGQTADTYKLAAEVLDDPEDLVHKASGWMLREAGKRVSEDELRAFLDEYATRMPRTMLRYSIERLDPASRAHYLKR, encoded by the coding sequence GTGGATGACCGGGCAGAACCTCCGTGCGACCGGAGGGATGCTGGTCTGACGACAAACGACCTGATCGCCGACGTCGACGCGGCCGCGGATCCCGCGGTGGCGGAGGTACTCGCGCGCTACTTCAAGCTCGGGCCCGGAGAGTACGGTCACGGCGACCAGATGATCGGCGTGAAGCTCTCGACGATCCGCGGCATCCTCAAGCCGTACCTGCGTGCCGACCTCCCGCTGCCCGAACTGGAGCAGGCCCTGACCAGTCCGGTGCACGAGCATCGGCTCGCGATCCTTTGCCTGCTGGCCGATCGCGCGTCGCGCAGTCTCAAGCCGCGTACGGCGAAACCGCAGGAGCTCACCGCGATCTACGAGCTGTACTCCCGCAGTACGGCGTACATCAACAACTGGGATCTGGTGGACTGCAGCGCTCCCCAGGTCGTCGGCGGGTACCTGCTCGACAAGCCCCGCGATCCCCTCTACGTGCTGATCCGCTCGAGCGTGCTCTGGGAACGCCGGATCGCGCTGGTCGCGACGCAGTACCTGATCGGCCAGGGGCAGACCGCGGACACGTACAAGCTGGCCGCCGAGGTCCTCGACGATCCGGAAGACCTTGTCCACAAGGCCTCCGGGTGGATGCTGCGCGAAGCCGGCAAGCGGGTGTCCGAGGACGAGCTGCGCGCCTTCCTCGACGAGTACGCGACTCGCATGCCGCGAACCATGCTCCGCTACTCCATCGAGCGCCTGGACCCGGCCAGCCGCGCGCACTACCTCAAAAGATAA
- a CDS encoding MFS transporter — protein sequence MSSESLSGGRIALGTARGRWVLAATALGSGMAFLDGTVVNVALPAMGEDLNADMAGLQWIVNGYMLMLASLVLLSGSLGDRLGRRRMFVVGVIWFAAASVVCAIAPNLEVMIAGRVLQGIGGALLTPGSLAILQTTFQHSDRGKAVGTWSGLTSVAAAVGPFVGGSLVDSGSWQLIFLLNVPLALVTVLVTLRHVPETRDEEAGGKLDLNGAILATVGLAGITYGLISAGDHGFGDAMVLTSLAIGVVAFVGFIEAERRGSHPMLPLNIFANRRFTGANLVTVVVYGALGTATFLVVVYLQTALHYSALWAGAALLPMTVLMLGLSGYAGGLADRIGPRIPMTVGPALMAGGFLLMLRINTDTSYYSAVLPAVVLLGLGLVATVAPLTATVLSSVEDHHAGIASGVNNAIARSAQLMAVAAIPMAAGITGDAYRDPVAFHNGFGHALWISAVLAAAGGVIAWVTLGDRGVPHKHHLVHHHTHCALEAPPYADSRTPN from the coding sequence ATGAGTTCTGAGTCGTTGAGTGGAGGGCGGATCGCGCTGGGCACGGCGCGAGGCCGGTGGGTGCTGGCGGCCACCGCGCTGGGGTCAGGCATGGCGTTCCTGGACGGGACCGTCGTCAACGTCGCGCTGCCGGCGATGGGCGAGGACCTGAACGCCGACATGGCCGGCCTGCAGTGGATCGTGAACGGCTACATGCTGATGCTGGCGTCGCTGGTGCTGCTCAGCGGTTCGCTCGGCGACCGGCTCGGACGGCGACGGATGTTCGTCGTCGGGGTGATCTGGTTCGCCGCGGCCTCCGTCGTCTGCGCGATCGCGCCGAATCTCGAGGTGATGATCGCGGGCCGCGTCCTGCAAGGCATCGGCGGTGCGCTGCTGACGCCGGGCAGCCTGGCCATCCTGCAGACGACGTTCCAGCATTCCGATCGCGGTAAGGCGGTCGGCACCTGGTCCGGCCTCACCTCGGTGGCCGCGGCCGTCGGCCCGTTCGTCGGCGGCAGTCTGGTCGACAGCGGATCGTGGCAGCTGATCTTCCTGCTGAACGTGCCGCTCGCTCTGGTCACCGTTCTGGTCACGCTCCGGCACGTACCGGAGACCCGCGACGAGGAGGCCGGCGGCAAGCTCGACCTCAACGGCGCGATCCTCGCGACCGTCGGACTCGCCGGCATCACGTACGGCCTGATCAGTGCGGGCGACCACGGTTTCGGCGACGCGATGGTGCTGACCAGCCTGGCGATCGGCGTCGTCGCCTTCGTCGGGTTCATCGAGGCGGAACGGCGCGGCTCGCACCCGATGCTGCCGTTGAACATCTTCGCCAACCGCCGCTTCACCGGCGCGAACCTGGTCACCGTCGTCGTGTACGGCGCCCTCGGTACGGCGACCTTCCTCGTCGTCGTCTACCTGCAGACCGCCCTGCACTACTCAGCGCTCTGGGCCGGCGCGGCCTTGCTCCCGATGACCGTGCTGATGCTCGGCCTGTCCGGGTACGCCGGTGGCTTGGCGGACCGGATCGGCCCACGTATCCCGATGACCGTCGGGCCGGCGCTGATGGCCGGTGGGTTCTTGTTGATGCTGCGGATCAACACCGACACGAGCTACTACAGCGCCGTACTGCCCGCCGTCGTTTTGCTCGGGCTCGGTCTGGTCGCGACCGTGGCGCCGCTGACCGCGACCGTGCTGTCGTCGGTCGAGGACCACCACGCGGGGATCGCGTCCGGGGTGAACAACGCGATCGCCCGGTCGGCGCAACTGATGGCGGTCGCGGCGATCCCGATGGCGGCCGGCATCACCGGCGACGCGTACCGCGATCCCGTTGCCTTCCACAACGGGTTCGGGCACGCGTTGTGGATCTCCGCCGTCCTCGCGGCAGCCGGCGGCGTGATCGCGTGGGTGACCCTCGGCGATCGCGGCGTACCGCACAAGCACCACCTCGTGCACCACCACACACATTGCGCACTCGAGGCCCCGCCGTACGCCGACAGCCGCACGCCGAACTGA
- a CDS encoding DUF4397 domain-containing protein, producing the protein MIAAAPALLTVPAKAAAGANLYFVQGLPGRSLDISVDGRQVASGVAGGKLVGPFGVASGKRMITARQGGKVVIQREVSAGSGASLDVVIHQPVSPTGAPLITTYANKLTAVPKDKAGLRVAHDAAVGPADIRVNGKVLFQNVANGESLDVVVPAGTYKVDIVPTGATSPVVLGPLDLPVQAGYLTRVFAIGAPTQKTMTVALGTIKVPATGSAKPGVVDTGTGGQAAGLDQAQSPAGQSGLWIVVLIAALGVAVVTGRKVVRR; encoded by the coding sequence ATGATCGCGGCTGCTCCGGCATTACTCACGGTGCCCGCAAAGGCGGCCGCGGGGGCCAACCTGTACTTCGTCCAGGGCTTGCCCGGACGCAGCCTCGACATCAGCGTCGACGGGCGTCAGGTTGCCAGCGGGGTTGCCGGTGGGAAGCTCGTCGGGCCGTTCGGGGTCGCATCCGGCAAGCGGATGATCACTGCGCGGCAGGGCGGCAAGGTCGTGATCCAGCGTGAGGTGTCGGCGGGTTCCGGCGCGAGTCTGGACGTCGTCATTCATCAGCCGGTGTCGCCGACCGGGGCGCCGCTGATCACGACGTACGCGAACAAGTTGACCGCGGTGCCGAAGGACAAAGCCGGATTGCGGGTCGCACACGACGCGGCCGTCGGTCCCGCTGACATCCGGGTGAACGGAAAGGTGCTTTTCCAGAACGTCGCGAACGGCGAATCCCTGGACGTGGTCGTTCCGGCGGGCACGTACAAGGTCGACATCGTGCCGACCGGTGCGACGTCGCCGGTCGTTCTCGGCCCGCTGGATCTGCCGGTGCAGGCGGGGTACCTGACCCGCGTGTTCGCGATCGGCGCGCCGACGCAGAAGACGATGACCGTCGCACTCGGCACGATCAAGGTGCCGGCCACCGGGTCGGCCAAGCCGGGTGTGGTGGACACCGGAACCGGGGGACAGGCGGCGGGGCTCGACCAGGCGCAGAGCCCCGCCGGCCAGTCCGGACTCTGGATCGTGGTGCTCATCGCCGCGCTCGGGGTGGCGGTCGTCACGGGCCGGAAGGTGGTCCGTCGCTGA
- a CDS encoding class F sortase: MAGCTAEADGAAPVPTSTVSFKHGSTPSVSEPTAPKSAPPGRVGTPAPSQRIRFVPERVVLPGGASASVLPATTVSGQLQVPAKAQHVGWWDGGAQAGDPFGSVVLAGHVDTKTEGLGFFARLLDVRRGEVVVLNGSGHTASYRVVSVVSVRKDALATKSGAFDQTTDHRLVLITCTGAYDASNGGYEDNLVVTALPTGLAK, from the coding sequence TTGGCCGGTTGCACGGCCGAGGCGGACGGCGCAGCGCCCGTACCCACGTCCACAGTCAGTTTCAAGCACGGCAGTACGCCGTCAGTCTCGGAGCCGACCGCTCCGAAGTCCGCACCGCCGGGACGCGTCGGTACGCCGGCGCCGAGCCAACGCATCCGTTTCGTCCCGGAACGGGTCGTGCTGCCCGGGGGAGCCAGCGCATCGGTGCTTCCGGCAACTACCGTCTCCGGTCAGCTCCAGGTGCCGGCCAAGGCGCAGCATGTCGGCTGGTGGGACGGGGGTGCCCAGGCCGGTGATCCGTTCGGCTCGGTGGTGCTCGCCGGACACGTCGACACCAAGACCGAGGGGCTCGGGTTCTTCGCCCGGTTGCTCGACGTACGGCGCGGTGAGGTCGTCGTACTGAACGGGTCCGGGCATACGGCGTCGTACCGGGTCGTCTCGGTCGTGTCGGTGCGGAAGGACGCGCTCGCGACGAAGAGCGGCGCGTTCGACCAGACCACCGACCACCGTCTGGTGCTGATCACCTGTACGGGCGCCTACGACGCATCGAACGGCGGCTACGAGGACAACCTGGTGGTGACCGCACTGCCCACCGGGCTGGCCAAGTAG
- a CDS encoding L-threonylcarbamoyladenylate synthase encodes MARYFDIHPENPQRRSIGQVVDLLREDGLIAYPTDSCYALGCQLGNREGIDRIRTIRHLDDRHHFTLVCENFSQLGQFVHISNAVFRSIKAATPGSYTFILPATKEVPRRLLHPKKKTVGVRIPDHVVTQALVAELGEPLVSSTLLLPGHEEPMTQGWEIKEELDNQIDAVIEGEAGTDPTTVIDFSEDVPEVVRVGSGDPTPFE; translated from the coding sequence ATGGCCAGGTATTTCGACATCCATCCCGAGAACCCTCAGCGGCGGTCGATCGGGCAGGTGGTGGACCTGTTGCGTGAGGACGGGCTGATCGCGTACCCGACCGACTCCTGCTACGCGCTCGGCTGCCAGCTGGGCAACCGGGAAGGAATCGACCGGATCCGCACGATCCGGCACCTGGACGACCGGCACCACTTCACGCTGGTGTGCGAGAACTTCTCGCAGCTCGGTCAGTTCGTGCACATCAGCAACGCGGTCTTCCGCTCGATCAAGGCGGCCACGCCGGGGAGCTACACGTTCATTCTGCCGGCCACCAAGGAAGTGCCGCGGCGGCTGCTGCATCCGAAGAAGAAGACCGTCGGCGTACGCATCCCGGACCACGTCGTCACCCAGGCGCTGGTCGCCGAGCTGGGCGAGCCGCTGGTCTCCAGCACGCTCCTGCTCCCCGGCCACGAGGAGCCGATGACGCAGGGCTGGGAGATCAAGGAAGAGCTCGACAACCAGATCGACGCGGTCATCGAGGGCGAGGCCGGCACGGACCCGACCACCGTCATCGACTTCTCCGAGGACGTCCCCGAGGTCGTCCGCGTCGGCTCCGGAGACCCGACCCCGTTCGAATGA
- a CDS encoding nitroreductase family protein — protein sequence MALNLSAGEVLSTTRAVRKRLDFDRPVPRTLIEECIDLATQAPTGRNRQRWHFLVVTEDAQRRAVADIFRRALAQAPGQPLSTDDVRRMNHHARSTERVFDSLRYLADNIHRVPAFVIPAVEGRTDRASTTEQAGTWGSILPAVWSFMLAARERGLGTVWTTAQGPLERELAGVLRVPYDKVMLAAFIPLAFTIGTDFRPAKRVPREQVLHWDRW from the coding sequence ATGGCCCTGAACCTGTCGGCCGGCGAAGTGCTGTCCACGACGCGCGCTGTCCGGAAACGGCTCGACTTCGATCGACCGGTCCCACGCACGCTGATCGAAGAGTGCATCGACCTCGCCACGCAGGCGCCGACCGGGCGGAATCGGCAGCGCTGGCACTTCCTTGTCGTCACCGAGGACGCGCAGCGGCGGGCCGTCGCGGACATCTTCCGACGGGCCCTCGCACAGGCACCTGGGCAGCCGCTGAGCACAGACGACGTACGGCGGATGAACCATCACGCACGCTCGACCGAGCGGGTCTTCGACAGCCTGCGCTACCTGGCCGACAACATCCATCGGGTGCCTGCGTTCGTGATCCCGGCCGTCGAAGGACGGACCGACCGGGCCTCGACGACCGAGCAGGCCGGGACCTGGGGTTCGATCCTGCCGGCCGTGTGGAGCTTCATGCTCGCGGCCCGCGAACGCGGCCTCGGCACGGTCTGGACCACCGCCCAGGGCCCGCTCGAACGTGAGCTCGCCGGAGTCCTCCGCGTGCCCTACGACAAGGTGATGCTGGCGGCGTTCATTCCGCTGGCGTTCACGATCGGGACCGACTTCCGGCCGGCCAAGCGGGTCCCGCGTGAGCAGGTCCTGCACTGGGACCGCTGGTAG
- a CDS encoding penicillin-insensitive murein endopeptidase produces the protein MRRVLLVVAVVLVTALMPASAQAYANAFFPTQSSGNRGADVQAIQFLLQHAAQSVDADGVFGATTVTAVKAFQTAKGLGVDGIVGPQTWGALAPTIRSGDSNAAVKALQVELNAKRRLSLPVDGVFSTAVRDAVASFQSHAGIGADGVVGPITWRNLAWHYDYPDFSANLCDQDPDGNGTAANWAAAAPVAQLEAAARSFASTGQGKVPYGDAGFEHGGDIPGHGSHENGMDIDIWPIRTDSAQCTAGRITWESSTYDRAATRQLIQAVRAAVPGHVKYIWFNDPTLISEGLTQNWPAHDNHLHVRYCEKVHPNSTYVC, from the coding sequence ATGCGACGTGTTCTGCTTGTTGTGGCCGTGGTGCTTGTCACGGCGCTGATGCCGGCGTCTGCGCAGGCCTACGCCAACGCCTTCTTTCCGACGCAGAGCAGCGGCAACCGTGGTGCCGACGTACAGGCGATCCAGTTCCTGCTGCAGCACGCCGCACAGTCCGTTGACGCGGACGGGGTGTTCGGCGCGACCACGGTCACCGCTGTGAAGGCGTTTCAGACCGCCAAGGGTCTGGGGGTCGACGGGATCGTCGGACCACAGACGTGGGGAGCGTTGGCGCCCACCATCCGTTCCGGCGACAGCAACGCCGCAGTGAAGGCGCTGCAGGTCGAGTTGAACGCCAAACGCCGCCTCAGCCTCCCGGTCGACGGTGTCTTCAGTACGGCGGTCCGCGACGCGGTCGCGTCCTTCCAGTCGCATGCGGGCATCGGCGCGGACGGCGTCGTCGGTCCGATCACCTGGCGCAACCTGGCCTGGCACTACGACTACCCGGACTTCAGCGCGAACCTGTGCGACCAGGACCCGGACGGCAACGGTACGGCGGCCAACTGGGCGGCTGCTGCGCCTGTGGCGCAGCTGGAAGCCGCAGCCCGCTCCTTCGCGTCCACCGGCCAGGGCAAGGTCCCGTACGGCGATGCGGGGTTCGAGCACGGTGGTGACATCCCGGGCCATGGCAGCCACGAGAACGGGATGGACATCGACATCTGGCCGATCCGTACCGACAGCGCCCAGTGCACCGCGGGACGGATCACCTGGGAGTCCTCGACGTACGACCGGGCAGCTACCCGTCAGCTCATCCAGGCCGTTCGCGCTGCGGTGCCGGGGCACGTGAAGTACATCTGGTTCAACGACCCGACCCTGATCAGCGAGGGCCTGACCCAGAACTGGCCGGCCCACGACAACCACCTGCAC